From Microbacterium sp. CGR2:
ATGCTCGAGCGCAGCCTCACCCGTGTGCTGATCGGGTTCCTGCTGTTGGGAAACGCCACCAATCTCCTTCTGCTCATCGTGATGGGCGTACCCGGAGCCGCGCCGTTCTACGGCGTGGAAGGGGAAGTGAGCGATCCGCTCCCACAGGCGCTCACCCTCACCGCCATCGTGATCACGTTCGCCGTATCGGCGTTCCTCCTCGCCCTGATCTACCGTTCGTGGCAACTCGGTCAGGCTGACATCGTCCTCGACGACGAGGCCGACATCGCCCTGCGTGCCCGTACCGACGCCGACGAAGACGTCATGGACGACGAGGCGGATGCCGATGACGAGGCGACCACCGACTTCGTCGGAGTGCAGACCGCGCCGATCACGGTGTTGCAGATGCGTGACCACCCCGCCATCGATGACGATGCGCCGTTCGACGCGCAGGATGCACCGACCGAGGGAACGGAGGACCGGCCATGACCGCGCTCGTCCCCCTGCTCGTCGCCCTTCCGCTGCTCGGCGCGGCCGTCACCCTCATCTTCGGACGGAACGCGCGGTTGCAGGTGTTCGTCACCATCGCGACCCTCGCGGCGGTCTCGGTCATCGCGGCCGTCCTGCTCGTCGTCGTCGACGTGGGTCAACCGCTGGCTGTCTCGGTGGGCGGATGGCCGGTGCCGTTCGGGATCGTGCTCTACGTGGATCGCCTCGCGGCCCTGCTCGTGCTCGTCTCGAGCATCGTGCTCCTGGCGGTGCTGCTGTTCTCCGTCGGTCAAGGAGTCGCAGACGGCATAGAAGAGACGCCGACCTCGATCTTCAACCCGTCGTACCTGATCCTCGCCGCCGGAGTCTTCAACGCCTTCATCGCGGGCGACCTGTTCAATCTCTACGTCGGCTTCGAGATCCTGCTGGTCGCGTCATACGTGCTGATCACTCTCGGCAGCACCGAGTCGCGCATCCGCACCGGCGCCGTCTACATCGTCGTGTCGCTCGTCTCCTCGATCCTCTTCCTCGCCTCCATCGCGATGATCTACGGGGCGCTGGGCACCGTGAACATGGCGCAGATCGCCGAACGGATGGCGGAACTCCCCCAGGAGACGCAGCTCGTGCTGCACCTGATGCTGGTGATCGCGTTCGGTATCAAGGCGGCGATCTTCCCCGTCTCCTTCTGGCTTCCCGACTCCTACCCGACCGCCCCCGCGCCGGTGACGGCGGTCTTCGCCGGCTTGCTGACGAAGGTCGGCGTCTATGCGCTGATCCGCACCGAGACCCAGCTCTTCGCCTCCAACAGCATCGACACCGTCCTGCTCATCATCGCGCTGGCGACGATGATCGTCGGCGTGCTGGGCGCGGTCGCGCAGGCGGAGCTGAAGAGAATCCTGTCGTTCACGCTGGTGAGCCATGTCGGTTACATGATCTTCGGGCTTGCCATCGCCACGCCGGCCGCGATCGGCGCGACGGTGTACTACATCGTGCACCACATCGTCGTGCAGACGACGCTCTTCCTCGCCGTCGGCC
This genomic window contains:
- a CDS encoding Na(+)/H(+) antiporter subunit C, whose amino-acid sequence is MDVSLTLIVVMAVLFACGVYAMLERSLTRVLIGFLLLGNATNLLLLIVMGVPGAAPFYGVEGEVSDPLPQALTLTAIVITFAVSAFLLALIYRSWQLGQADIVLDDEADIALRARTDADEDVMDDEADADDEATTDFVGVQTAPITVLQMRDHPAIDDDAPFDAQDAPTEGTEDRP
- a CDS encoding Na+/H+ antiporter subunit D, translated to MTALVPLLVALPLLGAAVTLIFGRNARLQVFVTIATLAAVSVIAAVLLVVVDVGQPLAVSVGGWPVPFGIVLYVDRLAALLVLVSSIVLLAVLLFSVGQGVADGIEETPTSIFNPSYLILAAGVFNAFIAGDLFNLYVGFEILLVASYVLITLGSTESRIRTGAVYIVVSLVSSILFLASIAMIYGALGTVNMAQIAERMAELPQETQLVLHLMLVIAFGIKAAIFPVSFWLPDSYPTAPAPVTAVFAGLLTKVGVYALIRTETQLFASNSIDTVLLIIALATMIVGVLGAVAQAELKRILSFTLVSHVGYMIFGLAIATPAAIGATVYYIVHHIVVQTTLFLAVGLVERRAGSTSILRVKGLLKVAPVIAVLYFVPAINLGGIPPFSGFIGKFALFEAAASVGTPLMITLIFGGIVTSLLTLYALMRAWNLAFWREEEDSVETDGRISHLGNAPAADEQQKTRRIPKIMTLATAGMVSVTVALTIFAGPLYALCDRIGAALLEPVSLVQLEDEVNG